The following proteins are co-located in the Takifugu flavidus isolate HTHZ2018 chromosome 16, ASM371156v2, whole genome shotgun sequence genome:
- the LOC130513160 gene encoding inverted formin-2-like isoform X3, with protein sequence MSGKKNKWAALRDRLGSSQDSDTQLDANLESADPELCIRLLQVPTVVNYSGLKRRLEGSDEAWMIQFLELSGLDLLLEALDRLSGRGCSQISEALLQLTCVNCVRAVMNSSTGIHFIIENEGYIRKLSQALDTSNIMVKKQLFDLLAALSVFSRDGHRLALDALEHYKNVKMQQYRFSVIMHELQATENASYMATVLSVINALIFGMDDLRQRDKLRKEFVGLQLLDILPKLRELEDEDLIIQCETFEEAMAEDEEELLQIYGGINMSNHVEVFSLLFNKVSSFPASLQLLSILQTLLALKPDRSAVWMALETITNRAILLAEDSVAAQMESVDTIIPRLVFSKCCDGHQEVDGQLAKVDKAMQTDLEQQENRQPPSATSPVPPPPPPPPPPPFPCLTTTAAPSLFAPPPPPPPPPLLPGGLGGLPGKPPPPPPPLPGMAPPPPPPPPPLPCGPGTAPPPPAPPPPFLGGGPPPPPPLPGMPCPPPPPGMIVAQTSQVLGCAASQNPSSRCPSLRMKKLNWQKIRSVTDTDGQSLWSSIQKECPPREPDYSSIEQLFCLPVAENKDKNVSAPVKKVSKEITFIDPKKSMNLNIFLKQFKCKNEEFIAMIESGDRAKFDAEMLKQLLKLLPEKHEIENLKSFQGDKEKMANVDRFYSSLLVVPCYQLRIECMLLCEESSTILDMIKPKVKLVEEACQALRNSTLLPSFCRLILDVGNFLNYGSHTGNAVGFKINSLLKLTETKANKSCITLLHHILEEAEVHHPELLELPEEMEICHKAAGINLDSIQSEAGALVSRLTMTTKKVSSSVDEVKEQFTSVLKEHLEECEALTERFTAMAEKKNELALYLCEDVNKLSLEELFGTIKTFRELFLKALKDNKTRREQAARAEKRKQQLAEEESKRQKGEDGKIIKKGFVPQNDGCIIDHLLADIRKGFTLRKTRPRCDSESLPSNEMRRNTCPSESNAKPAEEGIADLAITSDPTKPQPGGHQATTEEANGSTSPSDKTPPAPGSLAQDGPAAPLETLPVDAATSAQAPLENPASRQDGAHPRESEVSSCEAAQPDPRAEGENQPRVATNGVSSDSAESSVLTPPSLTDLDLQEAALDGSSGEPQNITLEDQATSGVSAGTEEILLDATHGVTQRRESNLMESESGDKTTGRQAETAQKGGKERKLIIVKTLCRDEVVTHRRLDAKRDEGIAGWEVPDGLQAEDPSASEGAKPESKKRHSLLKRNKKKSNQAQGNSGTGHIKHKKSCVLQ encoded by the exons ATGtcagggaagaaaaacaagtggGCTGCGCTCAGGGATCGCCTGGGCTCCTCTCAGGACTCAGACACTCAGCTGGACGCCAACCTGGAGAGTGCTGACCCGGAGCTGTGCATCAGGCTGCTGCAAGTTCCCACCGTGGTCAACTATTCCGGACTGAAGCGGCGCCTGGAGGGCAGCGACGAGGCATGGATGATCCAGTTCCTGGAGCTGAGCGGGTTAGACCTCCTCCTGGAGGCTCTGGACCGACTCTCGGGGAGAGGATGCTCCCAAATCTCCGAGGCCCTTCTGCAACTCACCTGTGTCAACTGTGTGCGGGCGGTCATGAACTCCTCCACGGGGATCCATTTTATTATAGAGAATGAGGGATACATCCGGAAGCTTTCCCAAG CCCTGGACACGTCCAATATCATGGTGAAGAAGCAACTGTTTGATCTTCTCGCCGCCCTCAGTGTATTCTCTAGAGACGGACATCGGCTGGCGCTGGACGCGCTGGAACACTACAAG AACGTGAAGATGCAGCAGTATCGCTTCAGTGTGATCATGCATGAGCTGCAGGCCACCGAAAACGCCTCGTACATGGCCACCGTGCTCAGCGTCATCAATGCCCTCATCTTCGGGATGGACGATCTCAGGCAGAGAGACAAGCTGAGGAAGGAGTTTGTCG GGCTCCAGTTGCTTGACATTCTACCAAAATTAAG ggagctggaggatgaagaCTTGATTATTCAATGTGAAACCTTCGAAGAGGCCATggctgaagatgaggaggagctgctgcagatctaTGGGGGCATTAACATGAGTAATCACGTGGAGGTTTTCTCCCTGCTCTTCAACAAG gtCAGCAGCTTTCCGGCATCCCTCCAACTGCTGTCCATCCTGCAGACGCTGCTGGCGCTGAAGCCTGATCGCTCTGCCGTCTGGATGGCTCTGGAGACCATCACAAACAGGGCCATTCTGCTGGCCGAGGACA GTGTCGCAGCCCAGATGGAATCCGTTGACACGATCATCCCGAGGCTGGTGTTCTCCAAATGCTGTGATGGTCATCAGGAAGTGGACGGACAGCTGGCCAAAGTGGATAAGGCCATGCAGACggacctggagcagcaggaaaaccgACAGCCGCCAAGTGCCACATCCCCAgtgccgccgccaccgccgcctcctcctccacctccatttCCCTGTCTGACCACAACTGCGGCACCTTCTTTGTTtgcgccaccgccaccgccaccaccgccgccgctgttACCTGGAGGACTAGGTGGCTTGCCTGGGAAaccgccaccaccaccgccgccgctgccaggcatggctcctccccctccgcctccaccaccaccactgcccTGCGGCCCGGGCACggctcccccacctccagcccCACCACCTCCCTTCCTGGGTGGCggcccaccacctccaccaccattaCCTGGCATGCCCTGCCCGCCTCCTCCCCCTGGCATGATAGTGGCCCAGACCAGCCAAGTTCTAGGGTGTGCTGCGAGTCAGAACCCGTCCAGCCGCTGCCCCTCCCTAAGAATGAAAAAACTCAACTGGCAGAAAATCCGCTCTGTTACCG ATACCGACGGTCAGTCCTTGTGGTCCTCCATTCAGAAAGAATGTCCTCCGCGGGAGCCGGATTACAGCAGCATCGAGCAGCTGTTCTGTCTCCCGGTGGCcgagaacaaagacaaaaatgtcagTGCTCCTGTCAAGAAGGTGTCCAAAGAG ATTACGTTCATTGACCCTAAGAAAAGCATGAATTTGAACATATTCCTGAAGCAGTTTAAATG CAAAAATGAAGAATTTATTGCCATGATCGAGAGCGGGGACCGTGCTAAGTTTGACGCGGAAATgctcaaacagctgctgaagCTTCTTCCAGAGAAACACGAG ATTGAAAACTTGAAATCCTTCCAAGGAGACAAAGAGAAGATGGCAAACGTCGATCGCTTCTACAGCTCCCTCCTCGTCGTGCCTTG TTATCAGTTGAGGATTGAGTGTATGTTGTTATGCGAAGAGAGTTCTACCATCTTGGATATGATCAAACCCAAAGTCAAGCTGGTGGAGGAAGCCTGCCAAG CTCTCAGAAATAGCACGCTCTTGCCCAGTTTCTGCCGGTTAATTCTGGACGTCGGGAATTTCCTGAACTAC GGAAGTCACACGGGGAATGCTGTGGGTTTCAAGATCAACTCTTTGCTGAAACTCACCGAGACCAAGGCCAACAAGAGCTGCATCACCCTGCTTCATCACATCCTGGAG GAAGCGGAAGTACACcatccagagctgctggagctcccaGAAGAAATGGAGATTTGCCACAAAGCGGCAGG AATTAATCTGGATTCGATTCAGTCCGAAGCTGGTGCCTTAGTGAGCCGCCTGACCATGACGACAAAGAAGGTCTCCAGTTCTGTGGACGAAGTGAAGGAGCAGTTTACAAGCGTTCTGAAG GAACATCTGGAAGAATGTGAAGCCCTCACTGAAAGGTTCACCGCaatggcagagaagaagaacgagTTGGCTCTCTACCTGTGCGAAGACGTCAACAAGCTCTCGCTGGAGGAGCTCTTCGGAACCATCAAGACTTTTAGAGAACTTTTTCTCAAGGCGTTAAAG GATAACAAAACCAGACGGGAGCAGGCAGCCAGAGCTgagaagaggaagcagcagcttgCGGAGGAAGAGtccaaaagacaaaaaggagAGGATGGAAAGATAA TCAAGAAAGGATTTGTCCCACAAAACGACGGCTGCATCATCGACCATCTCCTGGCTGATATCAGGAAAGGTTTCACCCTCAGAAAGACCAGGCCCAGGTGCGATTCGGAAAGCCTCCCTTCTAATGAAATGCGTAGGAATACCTGCCCCTCTG AGTCAAATGCGAAGCCTGCAGAAGAAGGAATCGCAGATCTGGCCATCACTTCAGATCCCACCAAACCTCAGCCCGGGGGTCACCAggccaccacagaagaagcGAACGGTTCCACCAGCCCGTCGGACAAGACTCCTCCGGCTCCAGGGAGTTTGGCGCAGGATgggccagctgctcctctcGAAACACTCCCAGTAGACGCGGCCACATCAGCGCAGGCACCCCTGGAAAACCCGGCATCAAGGCAGGATGGTGCACACCCACGAGAATCTGAAGTCTCTTCATGTGAGGCGGCCCAACCGGATCCCCGGGCTGAAGGGGAGAACCAACCCCGTGTCGCCACAAATGGAGTTTCATCAGATTCAGCTGAGAGTAGCGTCCTCACCCCTCCGTCCCTGACAGATCTGGACCTGCAAGAGGCCGCGTTAGATGGCAGCAGCGGGGAGCCCCAGAACATCACACTTGAGGATCAGGCAACGAGCGGAGTGAGCGCCGGCACGGAGGAAATTCTTTTAGACGCCACACACGGCGTGACGCAAAGAAGAGAAAGCAACTTAATGGAAAGTGAAAGTGGCGATAAAACGACAGGCCGCCAAGCGGAAACGGCACAGAAGGGCGGAAAGGAGCGAAAACTTATCATTGTAAAAACACTCTGCCGCGACGAAGTGGTGACTCACAGACGTTTGGACGCTAAACGCGATGAAGGCATCGCAGGGTGGGAGGTGCCAGATGGGCTGCAAGCAGAAGACCCGTCGGCGTCGGAGGGAGCGAAGCCCGAATCAAAGAAACGCCACAGCCTCTTAAAACGAAACAAAAAGAAGAGTAACCAAG CGCAAGGTAACAGTGGGACAGGACacataaaacataaaaagaGCTGTGTGTTGCAGTGA
- the LOC130513160 gene encoding inverted formin-2-like isoform X2 — MSGKKNKWAALRDRLGSSQDSDTQLDANLESADPELCIRLLQVPTVVNYSGLKRRLEGSDEAWMIQFLELSGLDLLLEALDRLSGRGCSQISEALLQLTCVNCVRAVMNSSTGIHFIIENEGYIRKLSQALDTSNIMVKKQLFDLLAALSVFSRDGHRLALDALEHYKNVKMQQYRFSVIMHELQATENASYMATVLSVINALIFGMDDLRQRDKLRKEFVGLQLLDILPKLRELEDEDLIIQCETFEEAMAEDEEELLQIYGGINMSNHVEVFSLLFNKVSSFPASLQLLSILQTLLALKPDRSAVWMALETITNRAILLAEDTQMESVDTIIPRLVFSKCCDGHQEVDGQLAKVDKAMQTDLEQQENRQPPSATSPVPPPPPPPPPPPFPCLTTTAAPSLFAPPPPPPPPPLLPGGLGGLPGKPPPPPPPLPGMAPPPPPPPPPLPCGPGTAPPPPAPPPPFLGGGPPPPPPLPGMPCPPPPPGMIVAQTSQVLGCAASQNPSSRCPSLRMKKLNWQKIRSVTDTDGQSLWSSIQKECPPREPDYSSIEQLFCLPVAENKDKNVSAPVKKVSKEITFIDPKKSMNLNIFLKQFKCKNEEFIAMIESGDRAKFDAEMLKQLLKLLPEKHEIENLKSFQGDKEKMANVDRFYSSLLVVPCYQLRIECMLLCEESSTILDMIKPKVKLVEEACQALRNSTLLPSFCRLILDVGNFLNYGSHTGNAVGFKINSLLKLTETKANKSCITLLHHILEEAEVHHPELLELPEEMEICHKAAGINLDSIQSEAGALVSRLTMTTKKVSSSVDEVKEQFTSVLKEHLEECEALTERFTAMAEKKNELALYLCEDVNKLSLEELFGTIKTFRELFLKALKDNKTRREQAARAEKRKQQLAEEESKRQKGEDGKIIKKGFVPQNDGCIIDHLLADIRKGFTLRKTRPRCDSESLPSNEMRRNTCPSESNAKPAEEGIADLAITSDPTKPQPGGHQATTEEANGSTSPSDKTPPAPGSLAQDGPAAPLETLPVDAATSAQAPLENPASRQDGAHPRESEVSSCEAAQPDPRAEGENQPRVATNGVSSDSAESSVLTPPSLTDLDLQEAALDGSSGEPQNITLEDQATSGVSAGTEEILLDATHGVTQRRESNLMESESGDKTTGRQAETAQKGGKERKLIIVKTLCRDEVVTHRRLDAKRDEGIAGWEVPDGLQAEDPSASEGAKPESKKRHSLLKRNKKKSNQGNALHINKGHFWNASLPASPSAILICFVFIAFYTMSHVGVYL, encoded by the exons ATGtcagggaagaaaaacaagtggGCTGCGCTCAGGGATCGCCTGGGCTCCTCTCAGGACTCAGACACTCAGCTGGACGCCAACCTGGAGAGTGCTGACCCGGAGCTGTGCATCAGGCTGCTGCAAGTTCCCACCGTGGTCAACTATTCCGGACTGAAGCGGCGCCTGGAGGGCAGCGACGAGGCATGGATGATCCAGTTCCTGGAGCTGAGCGGGTTAGACCTCCTCCTGGAGGCTCTGGACCGACTCTCGGGGAGAGGATGCTCCCAAATCTCCGAGGCCCTTCTGCAACTCACCTGTGTCAACTGTGTGCGGGCGGTCATGAACTCCTCCACGGGGATCCATTTTATTATAGAGAATGAGGGATACATCCGGAAGCTTTCCCAAG CCCTGGACACGTCCAATATCATGGTGAAGAAGCAACTGTTTGATCTTCTCGCCGCCCTCAGTGTATTCTCTAGAGACGGACATCGGCTGGCGCTGGACGCGCTGGAACACTACAAG AACGTGAAGATGCAGCAGTATCGCTTCAGTGTGATCATGCATGAGCTGCAGGCCACCGAAAACGCCTCGTACATGGCCACCGTGCTCAGCGTCATCAATGCCCTCATCTTCGGGATGGACGATCTCAGGCAGAGAGACAAGCTGAGGAAGGAGTTTGTCG GGCTCCAGTTGCTTGACATTCTACCAAAATTAAG ggagctggaggatgaagaCTTGATTATTCAATGTGAAACCTTCGAAGAGGCCATggctgaagatgaggaggagctgctgcagatctaTGGGGGCATTAACATGAGTAATCACGTGGAGGTTTTCTCCCTGCTCTTCAACAAG gtCAGCAGCTTTCCGGCATCCCTCCAACTGCTGTCCATCCTGCAGACGCTGCTGGCGCTGAAGCCTGATCGCTCTGCCGTCTGGATGGCTCTGGAGACCATCACAAACAGGGCCATTCTGCTGGCCGAGGACA CCCAGATGGAATCCGTTGACACGATCATCCCGAGGCTGGTGTTCTCCAAATGCTGTGATGGTCATCAGGAAGTGGACGGACAGCTGGCCAAAGTGGATAAGGCCATGCAGACggacctggagcagcaggaaaaccgACAGCCGCCAAGTGCCACATCCCCAgtgccgccgccaccgccgcctcctcctccacctccatttCCCTGTCTGACCACAACTGCGGCACCTTCTTTGTTtgcgccaccgccaccgccaccaccgccgccgctgttACCTGGAGGACTAGGTGGCTTGCCTGGGAAaccgccaccaccaccgccgccgctgccaggcatggctcctccccctccgcctccaccaccaccactgcccTGCGGCCCGGGCACggctcccccacctccagcccCACCACCTCCCTTCCTGGGTGGCggcccaccacctccaccaccattaCCTGGCATGCCCTGCCCGCCTCCTCCCCCTGGCATGATAGTGGCCCAGACCAGCCAAGTTCTAGGGTGTGCTGCGAGTCAGAACCCGTCCAGCCGCTGCCCCTCCCTAAGAATGAAAAAACTCAACTGGCAGAAAATCCGCTCTGTTACCG ATACCGACGGTCAGTCCTTGTGGTCCTCCATTCAGAAAGAATGTCCTCCGCGGGAGCCGGATTACAGCAGCATCGAGCAGCTGTTCTGTCTCCCGGTGGCcgagaacaaagacaaaaatgtcagTGCTCCTGTCAAGAAGGTGTCCAAAGAG ATTACGTTCATTGACCCTAAGAAAAGCATGAATTTGAACATATTCCTGAAGCAGTTTAAATG CAAAAATGAAGAATTTATTGCCATGATCGAGAGCGGGGACCGTGCTAAGTTTGACGCGGAAATgctcaaacagctgctgaagCTTCTTCCAGAGAAACACGAG ATTGAAAACTTGAAATCCTTCCAAGGAGACAAAGAGAAGATGGCAAACGTCGATCGCTTCTACAGCTCCCTCCTCGTCGTGCCTTG TTATCAGTTGAGGATTGAGTGTATGTTGTTATGCGAAGAGAGTTCTACCATCTTGGATATGATCAAACCCAAAGTCAAGCTGGTGGAGGAAGCCTGCCAAG CTCTCAGAAATAGCACGCTCTTGCCCAGTTTCTGCCGGTTAATTCTGGACGTCGGGAATTTCCTGAACTAC GGAAGTCACACGGGGAATGCTGTGGGTTTCAAGATCAACTCTTTGCTGAAACTCACCGAGACCAAGGCCAACAAGAGCTGCATCACCCTGCTTCATCACATCCTGGAG GAAGCGGAAGTACACcatccagagctgctggagctcccaGAAGAAATGGAGATTTGCCACAAAGCGGCAGG AATTAATCTGGATTCGATTCAGTCCGAAGCTGGTGCCTTAGTGAGCCGCCTGACCATGACGACAAAGAAGGTCTCCAGTTCTGTGGACGAAGTGAAGGAGCAGTTTACAAGCGTTCTGAAG GAACATCTGGAAGAATGTGAAGCCCTCACTGAAAGGTTCACCGCaatggcagagaagaagaacgagTTGGCTCTCTACCTGTGCGAAGACGTCAACAAGCTCTCGCTGGAGGAGCTCTTCGGAACCATCAAGACTTTTAGAGAACTTTTTCTCAAGGCGTTAAAG GATAACAAAACCAGACGGGAGCAGGCAGCCAGAGCTgagaagaggaagcagcagcttgCGGAGGAAGAGtccaaaagacaaaaaggagAGGATGGAAAGATAA TCAAGAAAGGATTTGTCCCACAAAACGACGGCTGCATCATCGACCATCTCCTGGCTGATATCAGGAAAGGTTTCACCCTCAGAAAGACCAGGCCCAGGTGCGATTCGGAAAGCCTCCCTTCTAATGAAATGCGTAGGAATACCTGCCCCTCTG AGTCAAATGCGAAGCCTGCAGAAGAAGGAATCGCAGATCTGGCCATCACTTCAGATCCCACCAAACCTCAGCCCGGGGGTCACCAggccaccacagaagaagcGAACGGTTCCACCAGCCCGTCGGACAAGACTCCTCCGGCTCCAGGGAGTTTGGCGCAGGATgggccagctgctcctctcGAAACACTCCCAGTAGACGCGGCCACATCAGCGCAGGCACCCCTGGAAAACCCGGCATCAAGGCAGGATGGTGCACACCCACGAGAATCTGAAGTCTCTTCATGTGAGGCGGCCCAACCGGATCCCCGGGCTGAAGGGGAGAACCAACCCCGTGTCGCCACAAATGGAGTTTCATCAGATTCAGCTGAGAGTAGCGTCCTCACCCCTCCGTCCCTGACAGATCTGGACCTGCAAGAGGCCGCGTTAGATGGCAGCAGCGGGGAGCCCCAGAACATCACACTTGAGGATCAGGCAACGAGCGGAGTGAGCGCCGGCACGGAGGAAATTCTTTTAGACGCCACACACGGCGTGACGCAAAGAAGAGAAAGCAACTTAATGGAAAGTGAAAGTGGCGATAAAACGACAGGCCGCCAAGCGGAAACGGCACAGAAGGGCGGAAAGGAGCGAAAACTTATCATTGTAAAAACACTCTGCCGCGACGAAGTGGTGACTCACAGACGTTTGGACGCTAAACGCGATGAAGGCATCGCAGGGTGGGAGGTGCCAGATGGGCTGCAAGCAGAAGACCCGTCGGCGTCGGAGGGAGCGAAGCCCGAATCAAAGAAACGCCACAGCCTCTTAAAACGAAACAAAAAGAAGAGTAACCAAGGTAACGCCCTTCACATCAATAAAGGTCACTTTTGGAACGCTAGCCTCCCAGCATCTCCCAGTGCCATTCTTATTTGCTTCGTTTTTATCGCATTTTATACGATGAGTCATGTCGGCGTGTACTTGTAA